One window of the Chloroflexota bacterium genome contains the following:
- a CDS encoding helix-turn-helix domain-containing protein → MEQFSDIIREEDTSSLLTLEEVANMLEAHIDTIRVWADLNALPYLRMGPRGDLRFRMEDVIAFLLT, encoded by the coding sequence ATGGAGCAGTTTAGCGACATAATACGAGAGGAAGATACTAGCTCTTTACTGACACTGGAAGAAGTAGCCAATATGTTAGAGGCCCACATCGATACAATCAGAGTCTGGGCCGATCTGAACGCATTACCATATTTACGTATGGGTCCTCGAGGTGATCTGAGGTTCCGGATGGAAGATGTTATTGCTTTCCTACTAACGTAA
- a CDS encoding tautomerase family protein — translation MPTVTIRQLEGRTVEQKRKLAKEITDSIVKIYKIEPDRVTVNFFDMPNYNIAKAGKLFIDLGF, via the coding sequence ATGCCTACTGTTACTATCAGACAACTTGAAGGTAGAACTGTTGAGCAGAAAAGGAAACTGGCAAAGGAAATTACAGACTCTATTGTGAAGATTTACAAGATTGAGCCGGATAGGGTGACCGTGAATTTTTTCGACATGCCGAATTACAACATTGCCAAAGCCGGCAAACTGTTTATCGACCTGGGGTTTTAA
- a CDS encoding VOC family protein — protein MIQKINHVSLAVKDLDQVVAWFRDKLGCTNIWEPYEYKGDLIEKCTGLPGAHLRVQKVQVQDFVLEFIQYLSPPGKELKGNTNDVGYPHIGFVVDDITETYENMKRKGVQFKSPPCSVADESNPMFGWQLVYLWGPEGMTLELVQAPKK, from the coding sequence GTGATACAAAAAATAAACCATGTCAGCCTGGCAGTTAAGGACTTAGACCAGGTTGTTGCCTGGTTTAGAGATAAATTAGGTTGTACTAACATCTGGGAGCCGTATGAATATAAAGGGGATTTGATTGAAAAGTGCACTGGCCTGCCGGGAGCACATCTTCGCGTCCAAAAAGTCCAGGTTCAGGATTTTGTCCTGGAGTTCATACAGTACTTGTCGCCTCCAGGTAAGGAACTCAAAGGTAATACCAACGACGTCGGCTATCCCCATATAGGTTTTGTCGTGGATGATATTACAGAGACCTATGAGAATATGAAGCGGAAAGGCGTACAATTCAAGTCACCACCATGTAGCGTTGCTGATGAGAGTAATCCAATGTTTGGGTGGCAGCTCGTCTATCTGTGGGGACCCGAGGGCATGACTCTGGAGTTGGTTCAGGCACCGAAAAAATGA